In Cystobacter fuscus DSM 2262, a single window of DNA contains:
- a CDS encoding YgiQ family radical SAM protein has product MATLIRYAHPFLPVTRADMKARGWEQLDIIIVTGDAYVDHPAFGPVLIARFLEGRGFKVGIITQPDWHSAEPFKELGKPRLFFGVAAGNLDSMLNRLTAQKKNRSEDQYSPGGRTNARPDRATIVYAQRCREAYPDVPIVLGGIEASLRRIAHYDYWSDKVRRAILFDAKADLLVFGMGERPIWEIADRLDRGERVEDLRDVRGTAYLINDETMKAHEADPARRAADQKTVVLPSYEEVVADKEAFARMSRDFQMETNPGNGRPLAQRHGNRAVYFNPPALPLEDGAGRGDSASVAMDELYDLKFNRVPHPMYREPIPAYETVKHSVVLMRGCFGGCTFCSITEHEGRVIQSRSAESVLREVRALRRMGDFRGTLTDLGGPTANMYKLKCKSEDIEKRCRKLSCVHPGVCENLDTDHGPLIDLMKQVRQEEGIKHVFIASGVRYDLAERSPEYVKELAAHHVGGQLSVAPEHVSKRVLEKMKKPGIESFERFQTMFACASEEAGKEQYDIPYFISGHPGSELKDMVELALWLKQNGKRPRQVQDFIPTPMSVATAMYYSGLDPLKMEPVYTARGLREKKLQKALLLYWNPEQWPLAREALIQAGREDLIGRGPHALVPPETSTEASRRKLTEARDRQDRRAR; this is encoded by the coding sequence ATGGCCACTCTAATCCGCTACGCCCACCCCTTCCTGCCCGTCACCCGCGCCGACATGAAGGCCCGGGGTTGGGAACAGCTCGACATCATCATCGTCACGGGTGACGCGTACGTGGACCATCCCGCGTTCGGCCCCGTGCTCATCGCCCGCTTCCTCGAGGGGCGTGGCTTCAAGGTGGGGATCATCACCCAGCCGGACTGGCACTCGGCCGAGCCCTTCAAGGAACTGGGCAAGCCCCGGCTCTTCTTCGGGGTGGCCGCGGGCAACCTGGACTCGATGCTCAACCGGCTCACCGCGCAGAAGAAGAACCGCTCGGAGGACCAGTACAGCCCCGGGGGGCGCACCAACGCCCGGCCGGACCGGGCCACCATCGTCTACGCCCAGCGCTGCCGCGAGGCGTATCCGGACGTGCCCATCGTCCTTGGGGGCATCGAGGCGTCGCTGCGCCGCATCGCGCACTACGACTACTGGAGCGACAAGGTGCGGCGCGCCATCCTCTTCGACGCCAAGGCGGACCTGCTCGTCTTCGGCATGGGCGAGCGCCCCATCTGGGAGATCGCGGACCGGCTCGACCGGGGCGAGCGCGTGGAGGATCTCCGGGACGTGCGGGGTACGGCCTACCTCATCAACGACGAGACGATGAAGGCGCACGAGGCGGACCCCGCCCGGCGTGCGGCGGACCAGAAGACGGTGGTGCTGCCCTCGTACGAGGAGGTGGTGGCCGACAAGGAGGCCTTCGCGCGCATGTCGCGCGACTTCCAGATGGAGACCAACCCCGGCAACGGGCGTCCCCTGGCGCAGCGCCACGGCAACCGCGCCGTCTACTTCAACCCGCCGGCGCTTCCCCTGGAGGACGGGGCGGGCAGGGGGGACAGCGCGTCGGTGGCCATGGACGAGCTGTATGACTTGAAGTTCAACCGCGTGCCGCACCCCATGTACCGGGAGCCGATTCCGGCCTACGAGACGGTGAAGCACTCGGTGGTGCTCATGCGCGGCTGCTTTGGTGGGTGCACCTTCTGCTCCATCACCGAGCACGAGGGGCGGGTCATCCAGAGCCGCAGCGCGGAGAGCGTGCTGCGCGAGGTGCGGGCCCTGCGGCGCATGGGGGACTTCCGCGGAACGCTCACGGACCTGGGTGGCCCCACGGCCAACATGTACAAGCTCAAGTGCAAGAGCGAGGACATCGAGAAGCGCTGCCGCAAGCTGTCGTGCGTGCACCCGGGCGTGTGCGAGAACCTGGACACGGACCACGGGCCGCTCATCGACCTGATGAAGCAGGTGCGCCAGGAGGAGGGCATCAAGCACGTCTTCATCGCGAGCGGCGTGCGCTACGACCTGGCCGAGCGCTCCCCGGAGTACGTGAAGGAGCTGGCCGCGCACCACGTGGGCGGGCAGCTCTCGGTGGCGCCCGAGCACGTGTCGAAGCGGGTGCTGGAGAAGATGAAGAAGCCGGGCATCGAGAGCTTCGAGCGCTTCCAGACGATGTTCGCCTGCGCGAGCGAGGAGGCGGGCAAGGAGCAGTACGACATCCCCTACTTCATCAGCGGGCACCCGGGCTCGGAGCTGAAGGACATGGTGGAGTTGGCGCTGTGGCTCAAGCAGAACGGCAAGCGGCCGCGCCAGGTGCAGGACTTCATCCCCACGCCCATGTCGGTGGCCACGGCCATGTACTACTCGGGGTTGGATCCGCTGAAGATGGAGCCGGTGTACACGGCGCGGGGCCTGCGCGAGAAGAAGCTGCAGAAGGCGCTCTTGCTCTACTGGAACCCGGAGCAGTGGCCGCTGGCGCGCGAGGCGTTGATTCAAGCGGGCCGGGAGGATTTGATCGGCCGGGGACCGCACGCGCTGGTGCCGCCGGAGACGAGCACCGAGGCCTCGCGCCGCAAGCTGACCGAGGCGCGCGATCGCCAGGACCGGCGCGCCCGGTAA
- a CDS encoding alpha/beta fold hydrolase, with protein sequence MMSTFTTADGCELDYHLAGSSSSERTLVLLHGWSQSRAMFDRVIPMLARNYRVVSYDQRGHGESGHPTHGARIARLARDLDELLTHLGIERADFAGHSMGASVLWSYLDLFGSAKVSSLVIIDQPSACTVLPWLNEAEATEVGAILDFPGAEAFCKGVFGPDAAAVRRDFLVSMLTKQLSSEDLAWLYQENLKLEGGFGSRLLLDHIMQDWRDVLPRIDVPTLVMAGEVSHVNPASQKWSAERIPGAQLRIFTAEEGGAHFPFFERPEPFAAALRSFLDAQPVPRARAGAAS encoded by the coding sequence ATGATGAGCACCTTCACCACCGCCGATGGATGCGAACTGGACTACCACCTCGCGGGCTCGAGTTCGAGCGAGCGCACCTTGGTATTGCTGCACGGCTGGTCACAGTCGCGCGCGATGTTCGATCGGGTGATTCCCATGCTCGCCAGGAACTACCGTGTCGTCAGCTACGACCAGCGTGGCCATGGGGAATCCGGCCACCCCACGCACGGCGCTCGCATCGCCCGGCTCGCGCGTGATCTCGACGAACTGCTGACGCACCTGGGGATCGAGCGGGCGGACTTCGCGGGTCACTCCATGGGGGCGTCGGTGCTGTGGAGCTACCTGGATCTGTTCGGCTCCGCGAAGGTGAGTTCACTCGTCATCATCGACCAGCCCAGTGCCTGCACGGTTCTCCCCTGGTTGAACGAGGCCGAGGCGACCGAAGTGGGTGCCATCTTGGATTTCCCCGGTGCCGAGGCCTTCTGCAAGGGCGTCTTCGGTCCCGACGCGGCGGCCGTGCGGCGCGACTTCCTCGTCTCCATGCTCACCAAACAGCTCTCCAGCGAGGACCTGGCGTGGCTCTACCAGGAGAACCTCAAGCTCGAGGGTGGCTTCGGTTCACGGCTGCTGCTGGACCACATCATGCAGGACTGGCGCGACGTGCTGCCACGCATCGACGTGCCGACGCTGGTGATGGCCGGCGAGGTCAGCCATGTCAATCCGGCCTCGCAGAAGTGGAGCGCCGAGCGAATCCCCGGCGCCCAGCTGCGGATCTTCACCGCCGAGGAGGGGGGGGCGCACTTCCCGTTCTTCGAGCGGCCGGAGCCCTTCGCGGCCGCCTTGCGCTCCTTCCTCGACGCCCAGCCAGTGCCACGTGCCCGGGCAGGCGCCGCCTCCTGA
- a CDS encoding S8 family serine peptidase — MRKSSTWPVGGVRPLKAMVVGCALVAPLSAIAGPSNANKPPASARGVSLPPAVLVSDSRDVAAGDARGYSLVTPAGLVIHRTNRPVLALRSIQVPDTAIQLHTWQESQTNGARQNYTAYTRGGTEAIGRVRDTSYLVRLDATQFDPLQVTQPLATRLLAADSDNTLHLVQFLGTPLPEFREALERQGGKVLRFLTDHTFVVDMDADAQKRVAELPYVRWVGPYHPEYRLERELRDSLMGLAPELAPQRYSIMLGESGAGRQEEVAALVRKLGGTVELIEPGGLRVEATLTAAQLRQVARSNAVQFIDRWGGPGGVDMDIVRDVGGANYLEGLKGWTGQGVRGEIFDTELLTTHQEWATAPIIHSTGTTGSLHGSSCYSNNFARGANPAARGMIPSGQGIFFRYSESTQFGGTKSRYDINKELINPAGPYRAVFQTSSVGSAQGTAYTTISAEVDDYLFKHPILSTQSQSNTGSRNSRPQAWAKNIVSVGAVQHQNTASRADDRWNYTGSIGPAADGRIKPDLSYFYDSIQSATGSGSANYTQFGGTSSATPQTAGHFGLLFQMWHESVWSGFGGKADVFDSRPQMATAKALMINNAYRYNWQAGGSNSDIDRYKQGWGTADIRRLYDRAPKTSVIDETDLVTPLGVKTYDVTVLSGETELNVTLVFTDPMGTVGAAQARVNDLSLRVTDPNGTVYWGNYGLTTGRFSTPGGTSNTIDTVENVFLQNPVAGKWKVEVLGDEIVQDAHVETTALDADYGLVVSGGVIVVGEPR, encoded by the coding sequence ATGCGAAAGTCGTCTACGTGGCCAGTGGGCGGAGTGCGCCCGCTGAAGGCCATGGTGGTGGGTTGTGCCCTCGTAGCGCCTCTGTCCGCCATCGCGGGCCCGTCCAACGCGAACAAGCCGCCTGCCTCCGCGCGCGGCGTCTCGCTGCCTCCGGCGGTGCTGGTCAGTGATTCGCGGGACGTCGCCGCGGGTGACGCCAGGGGTTACTCGCTCGTGACGCCGGCCGGGCTCGTGATCCACCGCACCAACCGGCCTGTCCTGGCGCTGCGCTCCATCCAGGTTCCCGACACAGCCATCCAACTGCATACGTGGCAGGAATCGCAGACGAACGGGGCGCGCCAGAACTACACGGCCTATACGCGCGGCGGGACGGAGGCGATTGGTCGTGTCAGGGATACCAGCTACCTGGTACGTCTGGACGCGACGCAGTTCGACCCGCTCCAGGTCACGCAGCCGCTGGCCACCCGTCTGCTCGCCGCGGATTCGGACAACACGCTGCACCTGGTGCAGTTCCTCGGGACGCCACTGCCGGAGTTCCGCGAGGCTCTCGAGCGCCAGGGCGGCAAGGTGCTGCGCTTTCTCACGGACCACACCTTCGTGGTGGACATGGACGCGGACGCGCAGAAGCGCGTAGCGGAGCTGCCCTACGTGCGCTGGGTGGGGCCCTACCACCCCGAGTACCGGCTGGAGCGCGAGCTGCGAGACTCCCTGATGGGGCTAGCGCCGGAGCTGGCACCGCAGCGCTACTCCATCATGCTGGGTGAGAGCGGCGCCGGGCGGCAGGAAGAGGTGGCCGCCCTGGTGCGGAAGCTCGGTGGCACGGTGGAGCTCATCGAGCCGGGAGGTCTGCGCGTGGAGGCCACGCTCACCGCGGCCCAGCTGCGCCAGGTGGCTCGCTCCAACGCGGTGCAGTTCATCGACCGGTGGGGTGGTCCCGGTGGCGTGGACATGGACATCGTCCGCGACGTGGGCGGCGCCAACTACCTGGAGGGGCTCAAGGGCTGGACGGGCCAGGGGGTGCGCGGGGAAATCTTCGACACCGAGCTGCTCACCACGCATCAGGAGTGGGCCACCGCCCCCATCATCCACAGCACGGGTACCACGGGCTCGCTCCACGGCAGCAGCTGCTACAGCAACAACTTCGCCCGGGGCGCGAACCCGGCCGCGCGCGGCATGATTCCCAGCGGCCAGGGCATCTTCTTCCGCTACAGCGAGTCCACCCAGTTCGGCGGCACCAAGTCCCGCTACGACATCAACAAGGAACTCATCAACCCGGCCGGGCCCTACCGCGCCGTGTTCCAGACCTCCAGCGTGGGCAGCGCCCAGGGCACCGCCTACACCACCATCTCCGCCGAGGTGGACGACTACCTCTTCAAGCACCCCATCCTCAGCACGCAGTCGCAGAGCAACACGGGCAGCCGGAACTCACGCCCGCAGGCATGGGCGAAGAACATCGTCTCCGTGGGTGCGGTCCAGCACCAGAACACCGCCAGCCGCGCGGATGACCGCTGGAATTACACCGGCAGCATCGGGCCCGCGGCGGACGGCCGCATCAAGCCGGACCTGTCCTACTTCTACGACTCCATTCAGTCGGCGACTGGCAGCGGCAGCGCCAACTACACCCAGTTCGGCGGCACCAGTTCCGCCACACCGCAGACGGCGGGCCACTTCGGTCTGCTCTTCCAGATGTGGCACGAGAGCGTCTGGAGTGGCTTTGGCGGCAAGGCGGACGTGTTCGACAGCCGCCCGCAGATGGCCACCGCCAAGGCGCTGATGATCAACAACGCCTACCGCTACAACTGGCAGGCCGGCGGCTCCAACTCGGACATCGACCGCTACAAGCAGGGCTGGGGCACCGCCGACATCCGGCGCCTCTACGACCGCGCCCCGAAGACGAGCGTCATCGACGAGACGGACCTCGTCACTCCGCTGGGTGTCAAGACGTACGACGTCACCGTCCTGAGCGGTGAGACGGAGCTGAACGTCACGCTCGTCTTCACCGACCCGATGGGCACCGTCGGCGCGGCCCAGGCGCGCGTCAACGATCTGTCGCTCCGCGTGACGGACCCGAACGGCACCGTCTACTGGGGCAACTACGGCCTGACGACGGGCAGATTCTCCACCCCCGGGGGGACGTCCAACACCATCGACACGGTGGAGAACGTGTTCCTCCAGAACCCCGTGGCCGGCAAATGGAAGGTGGAGGTGCTGGGCGACGAGATCGTCCAGGACGCCCACGTGGAGACGACCGCTCTGGACGCCGACTACGGCCTGGTGGTCAGCGGTGGCGTCATCGTGGTGGGTGAGCCCCGCTGA